A single genomic interval of Salmo trutta chromosome 13, fSalTru1.1, whole genome shotgun sequence harbors:
- the LOC115206451 gene encoding protein FAM118B isoform X2, with product MSVVDCTGFLTRSCKPADVNGSSASKLNISTDQKSNLELSGSRMASVVASVVTVKTEKRPAPADPQDVDSNTKKPRKLLPSLKTKRASELVLVIGTGVSSAVAPQVPALRSWKGLIQALLDAANDFDLLEEEESRRFQKSLKDDKNLVHVAHDLIQKLSPRTGNVRSTFFKDCLYEVFDDLECKMENAGKHLLRSVLQLMESGALVLTTNFDNLLEIYAAHQGSKLESLDLTDEKKVLEWAQGKRSLSVLHIHGVYTNPSGIVLHPAGYQNVLRNTEVMREIQKLYETKSFVFLGCGRTVDDTTFQALFLEAVKHKSDLEHFMLVRREDVGEFKKLRDNMLDKGIKVISYGNEYSDLPEYFERLANEICNRDMVTNGWGSPSQEQETQNGFHSQKCLLQDYSS from the exons GAGCCGAATGGCCTCTGTTGTGGCCTCTGTTGTGACTGTGAAAACTGAGAAGCGACCTGCTCCTGCTGACCCTCAGGATGTTGACTCCAACACCAAAAAACCCAG GAAACTGCTGCCCAGCCTGAAGACCAAGCGGGCCTCCGAGCTGGTCCTAGTTATTGGTACAGGGGTGAGTTCAGCTGTGGCCCCTCAGGTCCCTGCGTTGCGCTCCTGGAAGGGTTTGATCCAGGCCTTGTTGGACGCGGCCAACGACTTTGACCTcctagaggaagaggagagtcGGCGTTTTCAGAAGAGCCTGAAGGACGACAAGAACCTAGTCCACGTGGCTCATGACCTCATCCAGAAGCTCTCTCCG AGAACAGGCAACGTGCGGTCCACCTTCTTCAAGGACTGCCTGTACGAGGTGTTTGACGATCTGGAGTGTAAGATGGAGAATGCGGGGAAGCACCTTCTCCGCTCCGTACTGCAACTGATGGAGAGTGGAGCGCTGGTCCTCACCACCAACTTTGACAACCTGCTGGAAATTTATGCAGCCCACCAGGGATCGAAGCTAGAGTCTCTGGACCTCACGGATGAGAAGAAG gTCCTGGAGTGGGCTCAGGGGAAGAGAAGTCTGAGCGTTTTGCACATTCACGGCGTTTACACGAATCCCAGTGGCATTGTACTGCACCCTGCTGGCTACCAGAATGTACTGAGGAACACCGAGGTCATG AGGGAGATCCAGAAACTGTACGAGACCAAGTCGTTTGTGTTCCTGGGCTGCGGGCGCACGGTGGACGACACCACCTTCCAGGCTCTGTTCTTGGAGGCGGTCAAACACAAGTCGGACCTGGAGCACTTCATGCTGGTGCGGCGCGAGGACGTTGGAGAGTTCAAGAAGCTGCGGGATAACATGCTGGACAAGGGCATCAAGGTCATCTCCTACGGCAATGAGTATTCTGACCTGCCCGAGTACTTTGAGCGGCTGGCCAACGAGATCTGCAACCGCGACATGGTCACTAACGGCTGGG GATCTCCCTCCCAAGAACAGGAAACCCAGAATGGCTTTCATTCACAGAAGTGCCTCCTTCAAG ACTATTCTTCTTGA
- the LOC115206451 gene encoding protein FAM118B isoform X1: MSVVDCTGFLTRSCKPADVNGSSASKLNISTDQKSNLELSGSRMASVVASVVTVKTEKRPAPADPQDVDSNTKKPRIWEPSMEPSLNLCLPQRKLLPSLKTKRASELVLVIGTGVSSAVAPQVPALRSWKGLIQALLDAANDFDLLEEEESRRFQKSLKDDKNLVHVAHDLIQKLSPRTGNVRSTFFKDCLYEVFDDLECKMENAGKHLLRSVLQLMESGALVLTTNFDNLLEIYAAHQGSKLESLDLTDEKKVLEWAQGKRSLSVLHIHGVYTNPSGIVLHPAGYQNVLRNTEVMREIQKLYETKSFVFLGCGRTVDDTTFQALFLEAVKHKSDLEHFMLVRREDVGEFKKLRDNMLDKGIKVISYGNEYSDLPEYFERLANEICNRDMVTNGWGSPSQEQETQNGFHSQKCLLQDYSS; this comes from the exons GAGCCGAATGGCCTCTGTTGTGGCCTCTGTTGTGACTGTGAAAACTGAGAAGCGACCTGCTCCTGCTGACCCTCAGGATGTTGACTCCAACACCAAAAAACCCAG GATTTGGGAACCATCAATGGAACCATCACTCAATCTCTGCCTGCCCCAAAGGAAACTGCTGCCCAGCCTGAAGACCAAGCGGGCCTCCGAGCTGGTCCTAGTTATTGGTACAGGGGTGAGTTCAGCTGTGGCCCCTCAGGTCCCTGCGTTGCGCTCCTGGAAGGGTTTGATCCAGGCCTTGTTGGACGCGGCCAACGACTTTGACCTcctagaggaagaggagagtcGGCGTTTTCAGAAGAGCCTGAAGGACGACAAGAACCTAGTCCACGTGGCTCATGACCTCATCCAGAAGCTCTCTCCG AGAACAGGCAACGTGCGGTCCACCTTCTTCAAGGACTGCCTGTACGAGGTGTTTGACGATCTGGAGTGTAAGATGGAGAATGCGGGGAAGCACCTTCTCCGCTCCGTACTGCAACTGATGGAGAGTGGAGCGCTGGTCCTCACCACCAACTTTGACAACCTGCTGGAAATTTATGCAGCCCACCAGGGATCGAAGCTAGAGTCTCTGGACCTCACGGATGAGAAGAAG gTCCTGGAGTGGGCTCAGGGGAAGAGAAGTCTGAGCGTTTTGCACATTCACGGCGTTTACACGAATCCCAGTGGCATTGTACTGCACCCTGCTGGCTACCAGAATGTACTGAGGAACACCGAGGTCATG AGGGAGATCCAGAAACTGTACGAGACCAAGTCGTTTGTGTTCCTGGGCTGCGGGCGCACGGTGGACGACACCACCTTCCAGGCTCTGTTCTTGGAGGCGGTCAAACACAAGTCGGACCTGGAGCACTTCATGCTGGTGCGGCGCGAGGACGTTGGAGAGTTCAAGAAGCTGCGGGATAACATGCTGGACAAGGGCATCAAGGTCATCTCCTACGGCAATGAGTATTCTGACCTGCCCGAGTACTTTGAGCGGCTGGCCAACGAGATCTGCAACCGCGACATGGTCACTAACGGCTGGG GATCTCCCTCCCAAGAACAGGAAACCCAGAATGGCTTTCATTCACAGAAGTGCCTCCTTCAAG ACTATTCTTCTTGA